One region of Etheostoma spectabile isolate EspeVRDwgs_2016 chromosome 21, UIUC_Espe_1.0, whole genome shotgun sequence genomic DNA includes:
- the foxj1b gene encoding forkhead box protein J1-B → MPVLTSPDIANKFNEKWLEVYPEDQVTGSDSVPLDDSLTSLHWLQNFSILNADPERPNGAGLGCPSSQQHLYLKRLGFPRGGTDSPSSPPAGDTAATGMPLYLGSPVTSGSESTAEPLFANCAHPGNCYVQIPIQASPPVEVDYKSNPKVKPPYSYASLICMAMQASKQPKVTLSTIYNWITENFCYYRHAEPSWQNSIRHNLSLNKCFRKVPRQKDEPGKGGFWQIDPQYADMFVNGIFKRRRMSANNYNSSSSTHRPSKLVQGYHSTQNGCHYQGLGGKRKHLPFKNNSKAMRASESPLLATETHKADILRGDFDLASVFDDVLSGNCSTFEDLDINTALSSLGCEMEVSMQGRQQSAGLGRWCGGGDVMGQSEQLNHHQSYGYMDCTLSMGELQVPPPQQHPQQLDQDQLLQSHHHHHHLQQFDEPSALFPEQPEEAVLQPWEEIKEEAQAIPLTLDQGFSLCESFFTEMQPWERVEAYL, encoded by the exons ATGCCGGTTCTGACGAGCCCCGACATTGCCAACAAGTTTAACGAGAAATGGCTGGAGGTTTACCCCGAGGATCAGGTCACCGGGTCCGACTCTGTCCCCTTGGACGACAGCCTCACTAGCCTCCACTGGCTCCAGAATTTCTCCATCCTCAACGCGGACCCGGAGCGACCCAACGGAGCTGGACTGGGCTGCCCGTCCTCCCAGCAGCACCTGTATCTCAAGAGGCTCGGCTTCCCCAGAGGTGGCACCGACTCTCCGTCCAGCCCGCCGGCCGGGGACACCGCCGCCACCGGGATGCCTCTGTACCTCGGGAGCCCCGTCACCTCTGGCAGCGAGTCCACTGCGGAGCCGCTGTTCGCCAACTGCGCACATCCAGGCAACTGCTACGTCCAGATCCCCATCCAGGCCAGCCCGCCCGTGGAAGTCGACTACAAAAGCAACCCTAAAGTCAAACCGCCCTATTCCTACGCTTCTCTCATCTGCATGGCCATGCAGGCCAGCAAGCAGCCCAAAGTGACTCTGTCCACCATCTACAACTGGATAACGGAGAATTTCTGCTACTACAGACACGCGGAGCCCAGCTGGCAG AACTCGATTCGTCACAACCTGTCCCTCAACAAGTGTTTCAGGAAGGTCCCCAGACAGAAAGACGAGCCAGGGAAGGGAGGCTTCTGGCAGATCGATCCACAGTATGCAGACATGTTTGTCAATGGCATCTTCAAACGCAGGAGGATGTCTGCTAACaactacaacagcagcagcagcacccacAGACCGAGCAAACTGGTTCAGGGTTATCACAGCacccaaaatggctgccatTACCAAGGGCTGGGCGGCAAACGGAAGCACCTGCCCTTTAAGAACAACAGCAAGGCAATGAGGGCGAGCGAGTCACCTCTTTTAGCTACAGAGACCCACAAAGCAGACATCCTGAGGGGGGACTTTGACCTCGCGTCCGTGTTTGACGATGTTCTCAGCGGGAACTGTAGCACCTTCGAGGATTTGGACATCAACACGGCGCTGAGCTCCCTGGGCTGCGAGATGGAGGTTTCCATGCAGGGGAGGCAGCAGTCGGCGGGGCTGGGGAGGTGGTGCGGCGGAGGGGACGTCATGGGTCAGAGCGAGCAACTGAACCACCACCAATCCTACGGTTACATGGATTGCACGCTCAGTATGGGAGAGCTCCAAGTGCCGCCACCACAGCAGCATCCGCAGCAGCTGGACCAGGATCAGCTGCTCCAaagccaccaccaccaccaccacctgcaGCAGTTCGACGAGCCCTCCGCACTCTTCCCGGAGCAGCCCGAGGAGGCGGTGCTGCAGCCCTGGGAGGAGATCAAAGAAGAGGCGCAGGCAATTCCTCTGACTCTGGATCAAGGCTTCAGCTTATGCGAGAGCTTCTTCACAGAGATGCAGCCATGGGAACGAGTGGAGGCCTAtctgtga